In Kitasatospora sp. NA04385, a single genomic region encodes these proteins:
- a CDS encoding iron chaperone — MAEKHEGFTADERAAMKERAKELKAESKRASAAAKAAEAEKDLLEKIAEMPEEDRVLARRFHEIVSEVAPQLAPKTWYGMPAYNNADGKPVCFFQSAAKFKSRYAMIGFSDNAKLDDGAMWPTYFAIAELGEAEAARIAELVERAAS, encoded by the coding sequence ATGGCGGAGAAGCACGAAGGTTTCACGGCGGACGAGCGCGCGGCGATGAAGGAGCGCGCCAAGGAGCTGAAGGCGGAGTCCAAGCGGGCGTCGGCGGCGGCGAAGGCCGCCGAGGCGGAGAAGGACCTGCTGGAGAAGATCGCCGAGATGCCCGAGGAGGACCGGGTGCTGGCCCGGCGCTTCCACGAGATCGTCTCCGAGGTCGCGCCGCAGCTGGCTCCGAAGACCTGGTACGGCATGCCCGCCTACAACAACGCGGACGGCAAGCCGGTGTGCTTCTTCCAGAGCGCCGCCAAGTTCAAGTCCCGCTACGCGATGATCGGCTTCAGCGACAACGCCAAGCTGGACGACGGCGCGATGTGGCCCACCTACTTCGCGATCGCCGAGCTGGGCGAGGCCGAGGCGGCCCGGATCGCCGAGCTGGTGGAGCGCGCGGCCTCCTGA
- a CDS encoding isocitrate lyase/phosphoenolpyruvate mutase family protein: MPHPALPARSAEHAATLRALADADAPLLLPNAWDAGSAAVIAAAGAPAIATTSGGVSWSAGRGDGQGLDRAAMAELVRRIAAAVDVPVTADVEGGYGPAPEDVAQTVRAVVAAGAVGVNLEDSAAPGGPLFTVAEQSARLRAARTAAAEAGLPALLVNARTDVHLFGVGPVDGRPAEVLRRAEAYAAAGADSLFVPGLLDLAALKELTAASPLPVNAMAVPGGPTVVELAAAGVRRISLGTALAQAAYTAAHRAAAELLGSGTYGALDGALDYGTLNGLLAGRG, translated from the coding sequence ATGCCGCACCCCGCCCTCCCCGCCCGTTCCGCCGAGCACGCCGCCACCCTGCGCGCGCTGGCCGACGCCGACGCGCCGCTGCTGCTCCCCAACGCCTGGGACGCGGGCAGCGCGGCGGTGATCGCCGCGGCCGGGGCGCCCGCGATCGCCACCACCAGCGGCGGCGTCTCCTGGTCCGCGGGGCGCGGCGACGGGCAGGGCCTGGACCGGGCGGCGATGGCCGAGCTGGTGCGCCGGATCGCCGCCGCCGTGGACGTCCCGGTGACCGCCGACGTCGAGGGCGGCTACGGCCCGGCCCCCGAGGACGTGGCGCAGACCGTCCGCGCGGTGGTCGCGGCGGGCGCGGTCGGCGTCAACCTGGAGGACTCGGCGGCCCCCGGCGGCCCGCTGTTCACCGTCGCCGAGCAGTCCGCCCGGCTGCGCGCCGCCCGGACGGCCGCCGCCGAGGCCGGTCTGCCCGCCCTGCTGGTCAACGCCCGCACCGACGTCCACCTGTTCGGCGTCGGCCCGGTCGACGGGCGCCCGGCGGAGGTGCTGCGCCGGGCCGAGGCGTACGCGGCGGCCGGGGCCGACTCGCTGTTCGTCCCCGGTCTGCTCGACCTCGCCGCGCTGAAGGAGCTGACCGCCGCGTCCCCGCTGCCGGTCAACGCGATGGCCGTCCCGGGCGGCCCGACCGTCGTGGAACTCGCCGCCGCCGGGGTCCGCCGGATCAGCCTGGGCACCGCGCTCGCCCAGGCCGCGTACACCGCCGCGCACCGGGCCGCCGCCGAACTGCTCGGCTCCGGCACGTACGGGGCGCTGGACGGCGCGCTCGACTACGGCACGCTCAACGGCCTGCTCGCCGGGCGCGGATGA
- a CDS encoding DUF5937 family protein, with the protein MRTGLPLSVGDLALTRFAISPMWEVVAALRTLAADPVPAPHRRWAAQVRPRLAAAGLDRGWLAELVPPHGHLPDFLNPVPGVPVAELAAELAAIRATGPALLRHDLDCLRADRGVRAGGRLRLRLRLRLLEREPEQALRRITAEAEAFWQLALAPYWSRIRAVLEADVLRRARQAAERGSAAMLGDLHGTAHWADGTLHLSERHCAVTRIATGAGLLLVPSVFAWPRLLTRTVAPDPPQLCYPALAAATVWEHRPAPRAEALAPVLGRTRTLLLAELDVPASTTELAARCGLSAPAVSQHLTALRTAGLVSSHRAGRCVLYARTGTADAWLDALP; encoded by the coding sequence GTGCGGACGGGGCTGCCGCTGTCGGTGGGCGACCTGGCGCTGACCAGGTTCGCGATCTCGCCGATGTGGGAGGTGGTCGCCGCCCTGCGCACGCTGGCCGCCGACCCGGTGCCCGCGCCGCACCGCCGCTGGGCCGCGCAGGTCCGGCCGCGGCTGGCCGCCGCCGGGCTGGACCGGGGCTGGCTGGCCGAGCTGGTCCCCCCGCACGGGCACCTGCCGGACTTCCTCAACCCCGTCCCCGGCGTGCCGGTCGCCGAGCTGGCGGCCGAACTGGCGGCGATCCGGGCCACCGGCCCCGCGCTGCTCCGGCACGACCTGGACTGCCTGCGCGCCGACCGGGGCGTCCGGGCCGGCGGGCGGCTGCGGCTGCGGCTGCGGCTGCGGCTGCTGGAGCGCGAACCCGAGCAGGCGCTGCGCCGGATCACCGCCGAGGCCGAGGCGTTCTGGCAGCTCGCCCTGGCCCCGTACTGGTCGCGGATCCGCGCGGTGCTGGAGGCGGACGTGCTGCGGCGGGCCCGGCAGGCCGCCGAGCGGGGCAGCGCGGCGATGCTCGGCGACCTGCACGGCACGGCGCACTGGGCGGACGGCACGCTGCACCTGTCGGAGCGGCACTGCGCCGTCACCCGGATCGCGACCGGCGCCGGACTGCTGCTGGTGCCCTCGGTGTTCGCCTGGCCCCGGCTGCTGACCCGCACCGTCGCCCCCGACCCCCCGCAGCTCTGCTACCCGGCGTTGGCCGCCGCGACCGTCTGGGAGCACCGCCCGGCTCCGCGCGCCGAGGCGCTCGCGCCGGTGCTCGGCCGCACCCGCACCCTGCTGCTGGCCGAACTCGACGTGCCCGCCTCCACCACCGAACTCGCCGCCCGCTGCGGGCTCTCCGCCCCCGCGGTCTCCCAGCACCTCACCGCGCTGCGCACCGCCGGGCTGGTCTCCTCGCACCGGGCCGGGCGCTGCGTGCTGTACGCCCGGACCGGCACGGCGGACGCCTGGCTGGACGCGCTGCCCTAG
- a CDS encoding DUF4287 domain-containing protein, giving the protein MSTEKTEKKVMGPASYFPSIEKKYGRPIAEWQQLIADSPLTRHMELVAWLKSEYGLGHGHANALVAHHLAAGA; this is encoded by the coding sequence ATGAGCACCGAGAAGACCGAGAAGAAGGTCATGGGACCGGCCAGCTACTTCCCCTCGATCGAGAAGAAGTACGGGCGCCCGATCGCCGAGTGGCAGCAGCTGATCGCCGACTCGCCGCTGACCAGGCACATGGAGCTGGTCGCCTGGCTGAAGTCCGAGTACGGGCTCGGCCACGGCCACGCCAACGCGCTGGTCGCGCACCACCTCGCCGCCGGTGCGTGA
- a CDS encoding alpha/beta fold hydrolase — translation MTEYVTSADGTRIAYQVAGEAGPPVLVVDGAMCHRAFGPSGGLAAELAGAHRVFSYDRRGRGESGAGGPYAVQREVEDLAALVAAAGGRATLLGLSSGAALALRAAGAGIGVERVVAYEPPFSTSDEQRARFREYRTGVEQDVLAGEPGAAVARFMALVGTPGPVVAQLRESPVWPAFLAVAPTLVHDAEVLGGTEGAPVPDALLAGLPVPVLVADGGLSPALLRDAAAATAAAAGAEYRTLEGQTHEVAPDALGPVVAGFVARG, via the coding sequence ATGACCGAGTACGTGACCTCCGCCGACGGGACCCGCATCGCCTACCAGGTGGCGGGTGAGGCGGGCCCGCCCGTGCTGGTGGTGGACGGCGCGATGTGCCACCGGGCGTTCGGGCCCTCGGGTGGCCTGGCCGCCGAACTCGCCGGTGCGCACCGGGTGTTCAGCTACGACCGGCGCGGGCGCGGCGAGAGCGGCGCCGGCGGGCCGTACGCCGTGCAGCGGGAGGTGGAGGACCTGGCGGCGCTCGTCGCGGCGGCGGGCGGCCGGGCGACGCTGCTGGGCCTGTCCTCCGGCGCGGCGCTGGCGCTGCGGGCGGCCGGGGCGGGCATCGGGGTGGAGCGGGTGGTGGCGTACGAGCCGCCGTTCAGCACCTCCGACGAGCAGCGGGCCCGGTTCAGGGAGTACCGGACGGGCGTGGAGCAGGACGTGCTGGCGGGCGAGCCGGGTGCGGCGGTGGCCCGGTTCATGGCCCTCGTCGGCACCCCCGGGCCGGTGGTCGCGCAGCTGCGCGAGTCGCCGGTGTGGCCGGCCTTCCTGGCGGTGGCGCCGACGCTGGTGCACGACGCCGAGGTGCTGGGCGGCACGGAGGGCGCGCCGGTGCCGGACGCGCTGCTGGCCGGGCTGCCGGTGCCGGTGCTGGTGGCCGACGGCGGGCTGAGCCCGGCCCTGCTGCGCGACGCGGCCGCGGCGACGGCCGCCGCCGCGGGCGCCGAGTACCGCACCCTGGAGGGGCAGACCCACGAGGTCGCGCCGGACGCGCTGGGGCCGGTGGTGGCCGGGTTCGTCGCCCGAGGCTGA
- a CDS encoding MarR family winged helix-turn-helix transcriptional regulator yields the protein MDGLVEGPANSPGFWLWHTTLRWQREVAAALAPHDLTHPQFVLLSCAWWLNERGETPNQQELSAQAGTDVRTTSQVVRKLEAKGLLDRTTDPDDTRARRLSITPRGVALARAAIPAVEAVDRAFFAPAAHGSPALDGDGLSRLLRRLVDAP from the coding sequence ATGGACGGACTGGTCGAGGGCCCGGCGAACAGCCCCGGATTCTGGCTGTGGCACACCACCCTGCGCTGGCAGCGCGAGGTCGCCGCCGCCCTCGCCCCGCACGACCTGACGCACCCGCAGTTCGTGCTGCTCTCCTGCGCCTGGTGGCTCAACGAGCGCGGTGAGACCCCCAACCAGCAGGAACTGTCCGCGCAGGCCGGCACCGACGTCCGCACCACCTCCCAGGTGGTGCGGAAACTGGAGGCCAAGGGCCTGCTCGACCGCACCACCGACCCGGACGACACCCGGGCCCGTCGGCTGAGCATCACCCCGCGCGGCGTCGCCCTCGCCCGGGCCGCGATCCCGGCCGTCGAGGCCGTCGACCGCGCCTTCTTCGCCCCGGCCGCCCACGGCTCGCCCGCCCTCGACGGGGACGGGCTCAGCCGACTGCTGCGGCGCCTGGTCGACGCGCCCTGA
- a CDS encoding SRPBCC family protein, with the protein MWQHEHTAETAAAPHAVWAVLGDLDNWTDWDTSMEAVALDGPFEVGGKVTMTPTGQEPIVSVITRIEPERVYADRTEFGGAVLDFSHTLTALPGGGTRVVHRLEITGPDVALLGPEIGPMITEDFPAAMAGLLARAERSA; encoded by the coding sequence ATGTGGCAGCACGAGCACACCGCCGAGACCGCCGCCGCGCCGCACGCCGTCTGGGCCGTCCTCGGCGACCTGGACAACTGGACGGACTGGGACACCTCGATGGAGGCCGTCGCCCTGGACGGCCCGTTCGAGGTCGGAGGCAAGGTCACCATGACGCCGACCGGGCAGGAGCCGATCGTCTCCGTCATCACCCGGATCGAGCCGGAGCGCGTCTACGCCGACCGCACCGAGTTCGGCGGCGCGGTGCTGGACTTCTCGCACACCCTCACCGCCCTCCCCGGCGGCGGCACCCGGGTGGTCCACCGCCTGGAGATCACCGGCCCGGACGTCGCGCTGCTCGGCCCCGAGATCGGCCCGATGATCACCGAGGACTTCCCGGCGGCGATGGCCGGCCTGCTCGCCCGCGCCGAACGGTCCGCCTGA
- the serS gene encoding serine--tRNA ligase, with protein sequence MHDARVLIDLGDEAVRLLARRGYRLDLSALEALQSRRNSGIQAGDELRARSKQVAQEVQRTAKQGGDVSELKETARALKEQVQQNEAELEQVQQELTDLLLTIPNLPDDEAPDGFSDEDARELRRVGEPPRFDFTPKDHVDLGETMGIMDFGRATKLSGSRFSVLRGAGAALERAIVALLLDVHTRRHGYVEHAVPYLVNRRTMTGTGQLPKFEEDLFRTGVADRDLFLIPTAEVPLTNLYADEIVPPADLPLALTAHTPCFRSEAGSYGRDTRGLIRLHQFSKVEMVRICAAEQSREQMRLMVSHAEACLQELGLAYRVVALAAGDTGFSSQLTYDLEVWLPSQDTYREISSVSDFGTFQGRRAGIRTRDEKGKPTPAATVNGSGLPLGRTIAAVLEQHQQADGSVLLPKALHPYLGFARIAADGTPVAE encoded by the coding sequence ATGCATGATGCCCGCGTCCTGATCGACCTGGGGGACGAAGCCGTCCGGCTTCTGGCACGTCGTGGCTACCGCCTCGACCTGTCCGCGCTGGAGGCGCTGCAGTCCCGCCGCAACAGCGGCATCCAGGCCGGCGACGAGCTGCGGGCCCGCTCGAAGCAGGTCGCCCAGGAGGTGCAGCGCACCGCGAAGCAGGGCGGGGACGTCAGCGAGCTGAAGGAGACCGCCCGCGCGCTGAAGGAGCAGGTCCAGCAGAACGAGGCGGAGCTGGAGCAGGTCCAACAGGAGCTGACCGACCTGCTGCTGACCATCCCCAACCTGCCGGACGACGAGGCCCCCGACGGCTTCTCCGACGAGGACGCCCGCGAGCTGCGCCGGGTCGGCGAGCCGCCGCGCTTCGACTTCACGCCCAAGGACCACGTCGACCTCGGCGAGACCATGGGGATCATGGACTTCGGCCGGGCCACCAAGCTGTCGGGCTCGCGCTTCAGCGTGCTGCGCGGCGCCGGTGCCGCCCTGGAACGGGCCATCGTCGCCCTGCTGCTGGACGTGCACACCCGCCGGCACGGGTACGTCGAGCACGCGGTGCCCTACCTGGTGAACCGGCGCACCATGACCGGCACCGGGCAGCTGCCGAAGTTCGAGGAGGACCTGTTCAGGACCGGCGTCGCCGACCGGGACCTGTTCCTGATCCCGACCGCCGAGGTCCCGCTGACCAACCTGTACGCGGACGAGATCGTCCCGCCGGCCGACCTGCCGCTGGCGCTCACCGCGCACACCCCGTGCTTCCGCTCGGAGGCCGGCTCCTACGGGCGCGACACCCGCGGGCTGATCCGGCTGCACCAGTTCTCGAAGGTCGAGATGGTACGGATCTGCGCGGCCGAGCAGTCCCGGGAGCAGATGCGGCTGATGGTCTCGCACGCCGAGGCCTGCCTGCAGGAGCTCGGGCTCGCCTACCGCGTCGTGGCGCTGGCCGCCGGGGACACCGGCTTCTCCTCGCAGCTGACGTACGACCTGGAGGTGTGGCTGCCCAGCCAGGACACCTACCGGGAGATCTCCTCGGTGTCGGACTTCGGCACCTTCCAGGGCCGCCGGGCCGGCATCCGCACCCGGGACGAGAAGGGCAAGCCGACCCCGGCCGCCACCGTCAACGGCTCCGGCCTGCCGCTGGGCCGCACCATCGCGGCGGTGCTGGAGCAGCACCAGCAGGCCGACGGCTCGGTGCTGCTGCCCAAGGCGCTGCACCCCTACCTGGGCTTCGCCCGGATCGCCGCCGACGGCACGCCCGTCGCGGAGTAG
- a CDS encoding diacylglycerol kinase family protein: MGEAAKVVWPARTVWLARAAIGCGLAAVLLLAAGAGLRGALVVAVGVAALALMAVGGWWALSRRGPLRWLGVLLAVAAPVGAVVLYVGGGTWPWVLGAVALWAAGLWLGRVALRSAQRTREVPEREVDPPRRPVLIMNPKSGGGKVEEFHLAERARELGAQVVLLDPDAHQDVVELAERAVADGADLLGVAGGDGTQALVAQVAARHELPFLVISAGTRNHFALDLGLDREDPARCLDALPDGVELRVDLGEVAGRAFVNNVSFGTYAEIVQNPEYRDAKTSTVLAMLPDLLVGYAGAKLTAEIGGERLERPQAVLVSNNPYDAGDLLDPGRRSRMDRGCLGVLGVRVDGAAQVADLALRGTSAEGVTVLVGREVLVTADVPRIPVAVDGEALELDVPVRCVIRPGVLRVRVPRDRPGTVAPAPNLKWSRLAHLASGRTEKNGGMR, translated from the coding sequence ATGGGAGAGGCGGCGAAGGTGGTGTGGCCGGCGAGGACGGTGTGGCTGGCGCGGGCGGCGATCGGTTGCGGGCTGGCGGCGGTGCTGCTGCTGGCCGCCGGGGCCGGGCTGCGCGGGGCGCTGGTGGTGGCGGTCGGGGTGGCCGCGCTGGCGCTGATGGCGGTCGGCGGGTGGTGGGCGCTGTCGCGGCGCGGGCCGCTGCGCTGGCTGGGGGTGCTGCTGGCGGTGGCGGCCCCGGTGGGCGCGGTGGTGCTGTACGTCGGCGGCGGGACGTGGCCGTGGGTGCTGGGTGCGGTGGCGCTGTGGGCGGCCGGGCTGTGGCTGGGCCGGGTGGCGCTGCGTTCGGCGCAGCGGACCAGGGAGGTGCCGGAGCGGGAGGTCGATCCGCCGCGCAGGCCCGTCCTGATCATGAATCCGAAGTCCGGCGGCGGGAAGGTGGAGGAGTTCCACCTGGCGGAGCGGGCCCGTGAACTCGGCGCGCAGGTCGTCCTGCTGGACCCGGACGCCCACCAGGACGTCGTGGAGCTGGCCGAGCGGGCCGTCGCGGACGGCGCGGACCTGCTGGGCGTGGCGGGCGGCGACGGCACCCAGGCGCTGGTCGCCCAGGTCGCGGCCCGGCACGAACTGCCGTTCCTGGTGATCTCGGCGGGTACCCGCAACCACTTCGCGCTCGACCTCGGCCTGGACCGCGAGGACCCGGCGCGCTGCCTGGACGCGCTGCCCGACGGCGTGGAGCTGCGGGTCGACCTGGGCGAGGTCGCGGGCCGGGCCTTCGTCAACAACGTGTCGTTCGGCACCTACGCGGAGATCGTCCAGAACCCCGAGTACCGGGACGCGAAGACCTCCACCGTCCTCGCGATGCTGCCCGACCTGCTGGTCGGCTACGCGGGCGCGAAGCTCACCGCCGAGATCGGCGGGGAGCGGCTGGAGCGTCCGCAGGCCGTCCTGGTCAGCAACAACCCGTACGACGCGGGCGACCTGCTCGACCCCGGGCGGCGCTCCCGGATGGACCGCGGCTGCCTGGGCGTGCTGGGCGTGCGGGTGGACGGCGCGGCGCAGGTCGCGGACCTGGCGCTGCGTGGTACGAGTGCCGAGGGGGTGACGGTGCTGGTCGGCCGCGAGGTGCTGGTCACGGCGGACGTGCCCCGCATCCCGGTCGCGGTGGACGGCGAGGCCCTGGAACTGGACGTGCCGGTGCGCTGCGTCATCCGCCCCGGCGTGCTGCGGGTGCGGGTCCCGCGCGACCGGCCGGGCACGGTGGCCCCGGCCCCGAACCTGAAATGGAGCCGCCTGGCGCACCTCGCGTCGGGCCGGACGGAGAAGAACGGCGGTATGCGGTGA
- a CDS encoding phosphatase PAP2 family protein: protein MKALTRWVLAGQRVVADLSAVDEAVYVAVAATPTPTLDLRLRQLSTAANHSKISIAVACGLALVPGRSRRAAVVGLASVATASAAANLLGKSLARRHRPDRVAGKVPEARFVPMPESASFPSGHTASAFAFATGVASQLPWAAAPLGLLAASVGYSRVHTGVHYPGDVIAGALLGTVAGSLAAGVDEWWPGH from the coding sequence GTGAAGGCGTTGACGCGGTGGGTGCTGGCTGGGCAGCGGGTGGTCGCGGACCTGTCGGCGGTGGACGAGGCGGTGTACGTCGCGGTGGCCGCGACCCCGACGCCGACCCTGGACCTGCGGCTGCGGCAGCTCTCCACCGCCGCGAACCACTCGAAGATCTCCATCGCGGTGGCCTGCGGGCTCGCCCTCGTGCCGGGACGTTCGCGGCGGGCGGCGGTGGTCGGGCTGGCCTCGGTGGCGACGGCCTCGGCGGCGGCCAACCTGCTCGGCAAGTCGCTGGCCCGGCGCCACCGGCCGGACCGGGTCGCGGGGAAGGTGCCGGAGGCCCGCTTCGTGCCGATGCCCGAGTCGGCGTCCTTCCCCTCGGGGCACACCGCGTCCGCCTTCGCCTTCGCCACCGGGGTCGCCTCCCAACTGCCCTGGGCGGCGGCCCCCCTGGGCCTGCTGGCCGCCTCGGTCGGCTACTCCCGCGTCCACACCGGCGTCCACTACCCGGGCGACGTGATCGCCGGCGCGCTGCTGGGGACGGTCGCGGGGAGCCTGGCCGCGGGCGTCGACGAGTGGTGGCCTGGGCACTGA
- a CDS encoding ATP-binding protein, protein MPADPRPRPHPEGRRRGRLRVYLGAAPGVGKTYRMLDEAHRRRERGTDVVVGWLDTHDRPRTARLLDGLEQLPRAVRRHRGAEFTELDLDGLLARRPGLALVDELAHTNVPGGRHAKRWQDVEELLAAGIDVVTTVNIQHLESLNDVVRKITGVPQRETVPDEVVRRADQIELVDMAPQALRRRLAHGNVYRAEQVDAALAHYFRIGNLTALRELALLWLAGRVDEGLRDYRAAHRIDRVWETRERVVVALTGGPEGETLVRRAARIADRAAGGDLLAVHVTRSDGLAGASPARLAEQRHLVESLGGSYHVVVGDDIPEALLSFARSRDATQLVLGTSRRGRTARFLTGPGIGETTVDRSADIDVHMVTHAFTGRGRLPPLGRRHSRRRTLAGYGAGLAVPVLLTAALSQAHTALNLTTDALILQLGVVAVALLGGAVSALLASLTASLLLNYFFIPPVHTFTIGETNNLIALAVFAAVALCVSTVVDHAGRQTARAARATAEAETLSTLAGSVLRGADAVPALLERTRTAFGLDAVALLDRAGGTVLDRAAGTPDPAGPAGTTTLDIGPDAVLLLTGRPLPDTDRRVLTAFGAHLAAALERDRLADAAAEVEPIRAADRMRTALLAAVSHDLRTPLAAALASVGSLRSPDVDFTAADRAELLALADESLHRLTRLVDNLLDLSRLQAGALTPHLRPTHLDEVLPGALDALADPDTPVRSTATEHVPPVLADPLLLERVLANVLANALHHNPPGAPVLVTASAHAGRVEIRIADRGPGIPPEDRDRVFRPFQRLGDTDNTTGTGLGLALSRGLTEAMGGTLDLEDTPGGGTTLLIALPQGPG, encoded by the coding sequence ATGCCCGCTGACCCCCGGCCCCGGCCGCACCCCGAGGGCCGCCGCCGCGGCCGGCTGCGGGTCTACCTCGGCGCCGCGCCCGGCGTCGGCAAGACCTACCGGATGCTGGACGAGGCCCACCGCCGCCGGGAACGCGGCACCGACGTGGTGGTCGGCTGGCTCGACACCCACGACCGCCCGCGCACCGCCCGCCTGCTCGACGGCCTGGAGCAGCTCCCGCGCGCCGTGCGCCGGCACCGGGGCGCCGAGTTCACCGAACTCGACCTGGACGGGCTGCTCGCCCGCCGCCCCGGACTCGCCCTGGTCGACGAACTCGCCCACACCAACGTCCCCGGCGGGCGGCACGCCAAGCGCTGGCAGGACGTCGAGGAACTGCTCGCGGCCGGCATCGACGTGGTCACCACCGTCAACATCCAGCACCTCGAATCGCTCAACGACGTCGTCCGGAAGATCACCGGCGTCCCGCAGCGCGAGACCGTCCCCGACGAGGTGGTGCGCCGCGCCGACCAGATCGAACTGGTCGACATGGCCCCGCAGGCCCTGCGCCGCCGCCTCGCCCACGGCAACGTCTACCGGGCCGAGCAGGTCGACGCCGCGCTCGCCCACTACTTCCGGATCGGCAACCTCACCGCGCTGCGCGAACTCGCCCTGCTCTGGCTGGCCGGACGGGTCGACGAGGGGCTGCGCGACTACCGGGCCGCGCACCGCATCGACCGGGTCTGGGAGACCCGCGAACGCGTGGTGGTGGCACTCACCGGCGGCCCCGAGGGCGAGACGCTGGTCCGCCGCGCCGCCCGGATCGCCGACCGCGCCGCCGGCGGCGACCTGCTGGCCGTCCACGTGACCCGCAGCGACGGCCTGGCCGGGGCCTCCCCGGCCCGGCTCGCCGAACAGCGGCACCTGGTGGAGTCGCTCGGCGGCAGCTACCACGTGGTGGTCGGCGACGACATCCCCGAGGCGCTGCTCTCCTTCGCCCGCAGCCGCGACGCCACCCAACTCGTCCTCGGCACCAGCCGGCGCGGCCGCACCGCCCGCTTCCTCACCGGCCCCGGCATCGGCGAGACCACCGTCGACCGCTCCGCCGACATCGACGTCCACATGGTCACCCACGCCTTCACCGGCCGCGGCCGCCTCCCCCCGCTGGGCCGCCGTCACTCCCGCCGCCGCACCCTCGCCGGGTACGGCGCCGGGCTCGCCGTCCCCGTCCTGCTGACCGCCGCGCTCTCCCAGGCGCACACCGCGCTGAACCTCACCACCGACGCGCTGATCCTCCAACTCGGCGTGGTGGCCGTCGCGCTGCTCGGCGGCGCGGTCTCCGCCCTGCTGGCCTCGCTGACCGCCTCCCTGCTGCTGAACTACTTCTTCATCCCGCCGGTGCACACCTTCACCATCGGCGAGACCAACAACCTCATCGCGCTCGCCGTGTTCGCCGCCGTCGCCCTGTGCGTCTCCACCGTCGTCGACCACGCCGGACGCCAGACCGCCCGGGCGGCCCGCGCCACCGCCGAGGCCGAGACCCTCTCCACCCTGGCCGGCTCCGTCCTGCGCGGCGCCGACGCCGTCCCCGCCCTGCTGGAACGCACCCGCACCGCCTTCGGCCTGGACGCCGTCGCTCTCCTCGACCGGGCCGGCGGCACCGTCCTGGACCGCGCCGCAGGCACCCCCGACCCGGCCGGGCCCGCCGGCACCACCACCCTCGACATCGGCCCCGACGCCGTCCTGCTGCTCACCGGGCGCCCCCTGCCCGACACCGACCGGCGCGTGCTCACCGCGTTCGGCGCCCACCTCGCCGCCGCCCTCGAACGCGACCGGCTCGCCGACGCCGCCGCCGAGGTCGAACCGATCCGCGCCGCCGACCGGATGCGCACCGCCCTGCTCGCCGCCGTCAGCCACGACCTGCGCACCCCGCTCGCCGCCGCCCTCGCCTCGGTCGGCTCACTGCGCAGCCCCGACGTCGACTTCACCGCCGCGGACCGGGCCGAACTGCTCGCCCTCGCCGACGAGTCCCTGCACCGGCTCACCCGGCTGGTCGACAACCTGCTCGACCTCAGCCGCCTCCAGGCCGGCGCCCTCACCCCGCACCTGCGGCCCACCCACCTCGACGAGGTGCTGCCCGGCGCGCTCGACGCGCTCGCCGATCCCGACACGCCCGTCCGCAGCACCGCCACCGAGCACGTCCCGCCGGTCCTCGCCGACCCGCTGCTGCTCGAACGCGTCCTCGCCAACGTCCTCGCCAACGCCCTGCACCACAACCCGCCCGGCGCCCCGGTCCTGGTCACCGCCTCCGCCCACGCCGGACGGGTCGAGATCCGGATCGCCGACCGCGGCCCCGGCATCCCCCCGGAGGACCGCGACCGGGTCTTCCGGCCCTTCCAGCGGCTCGGCGACACCGACAACACCACCGGCACCGGCCTCGGCCTCGCCCTCTCCCGCGGCCTCACCGAAGCGATGGGCGGCACCCTCGACCTGGAGGACACCCCGGGCGGCGGCACCACCCTGCTCATCGCCCTGCCACAGGGGCCCGGCTGA
- the kdpC gene encoding potassium-transporting ATPase subunit KdpC: MPAFLRTHLTALRMLLVMTVILGIAYPLLVTGVSQLAFPARANGSLVEVDGRLVGSGLIGQRFDLPQSDPDAPARPDPKWFQPRPSAGGYDPTASGASNLGPNSDDLLKAVEERRAAVAAFDGVDPADVPPDALTASGSGLDPHISVAYAREQVDRVARERGIPAERLDQLIDRCTDGRSLGFLGQPGVNVLQLNRAVAAVK; this comes from the coding sequence ATGCCCGCCTTCCTGCGTACCCACCTCACCGCGCTGCGGATGCTGCTGGTGATGACCGTGATCCTCGGCATTGCCTACCCGCTGCTGGTCACCGGCGTCAGCCAACTCGCCTTCCCGGCAAGGGCGAACGGCTCGCTCGTCGAGGTCGACGGCCGGCTGGTCGGCTCCGGCCTGATCGGCCAGCGCTTCGACCTGCCGCAGTCCGACCCGGACGCCCCGGCCCGGCCCGACCCCAAGTGGTTCCAGCCCCGCCCCTCCGCGGGCGGCTACGACCCGACCGCCTCCGGCGCCTCCAACCTCGGCCCGAACAGCGACGACCTGCTGAAGGCCGTCGAGGAGCGCCGGGCCGCCGTCGCCGCCTTCGACGGCGTCGACCCGGCCGACGTCCCGCCGGACGCGCTGACCGCCTCCGGCTCCGGCCTCGACCCGCACATCTCCGTCGCCTACGCCAGGGAGCAGGTCGACCGCGTCGCCCGCGAGCGCGGCATCCCCGCCGAACGGCTGGACCAACTGATCGACCGGTGCACCGACGGCCGCTCGCTCGGCTTCCTCGGCCAGCCCGGAGTCAACGTGCTCCAGCTCAACCGGGCCGTCGCCGCCGTCAAGTGA